One region of Desulfosporosinus acidiphilus SJ4 genomic DNA includes:
- a CDS encoding DUF6075 family protein — MSNAKVFNDQEHEKAFISLCPGKLQTDQEWIAPIYIITSDAELRAKAMVHVEPERREIRWQKIFDTDFGSGHYAALYWAFSLWAGNSWVKEDGSIVDTMDRSYSMDEKLKRTSIFALKLRWFI; from the coding sequence ATGAGTAATGCAAAAGTGTTTAATGACCAAGAACACGAGAAGGCTTTTATTTCACTTTGTCCTGGTAAATTGCAAACGGATCAGGAATGGATAGCCCCCATTTACATTATTACCTCTGACGCTGAGTTACGCGCTAAGGCTATGGTACACGTCGAACCCGAACGACGCGAAATTAGATGGCAAAAAATCTTTGATACCGATTTTGGAAGTGGTCACTATGCTGCCTTGTATTGGGCATTTAGTTTGTGGGCCGGTAATTCGTGGGTCAAAGAAGACGGCAGCATAGTTGATACAATGGATCGATCATACTCAATGGATGAGAAATTAAAGCGAACGTCCATCTTTGCGCTAAAATTACGATGGTTTATTTAA
- a CDS encoding YgiT-type zinc finger protein, whose translation MECPSCRSNSLVSARTSYPLKDCIITNVPVQRCGCGEIYVAEDDLKKMMGYVNRLKHKKEVDWSELG comes from the coding sequence ATGGAATGCCCAAGCTGCCGGTCGAATTCATTAGTTTCTGCAAGGACCAGTTATCCTCTAAAGGACTGTATAATAACGAATGTTCCTGTTCAGCGTTGTGGTTGCGGAGAAATCTACGTGGCTGAAGATGATCTTAAAAAAATGATGGGGTATGTAAATCGCCTAAAGCACAAAAAAGAGGTTGACTGGAGTGAGTTAGGATGA
- a CDS encoding helix-turn-helix transcriptional regulator, with the protein MINNIKDIRTKKGKTQEELARQLNISLRSYQYIENSKQLPNVLTALKLAKLLNTRAENLYTIEQCDWI; encoded by the coding sequence TTGATTAATAATATTAAAGATATAAGAACAAAAAAAGGTAAAACGCAAGAAGAACTCGCGAGACAGCTAAATATCTCCTTGCGTTCTTACCAGTATATAGAAAATTCCAAACAACTTCCAAATGTACTTACTGCTTTAAAATTAGCTAAATTATTAAATACACGAGCTGAAAATTTATACACGATAGAACAGTGTGATTGGATTTAA